One stretch of Lacrimispora sphenoides DNA includes these proteins:
- a CDS encoding rhomboid family intramembrane serine protease — MKDLYRRKKAFVNVGLIAINVIYFLYLEVTGSTENTQFMVAHGAMYAPLVLEGGEYYRLLTSVFMHFGINHIMNNMLILFILGDNLERALGHIKYLLFYLLCGVGANVVSMVVNLGEYRTVVSAGASGAIFGVIGGLLYAVLVNRGRLEDLSVRQLAVVIACSLYFGFTSTGVDNAAHIGGLIVGVVMGILMYRKPRRRQDMEIWG; from the coding sequence ATGAAGGACTTATACAGGCGTAAGAAGGCATTTGTAAACGTTGGTTTGATCGCAATAAATGTCATCTATTTCCTATATCTGGAGGTGACAGGCTCCACGGAAAATACGCAGTTTATGGTGGCACATGGAGCAATGTACGCTCCGCTTGTATTGGAGGGAGGAGAGTATTACCGGCTGCTCACTTCTGTTTTTATGCATTTTGGTATTAACCATATTATGAATAACATGCTCATTTTATTTATATTGGGAGATAATTTGGAGAGGGCTCTGGGCCATATAAAATACCTGCTCTTCTATTTGCTTTGCGGAGTAGGCGCCAATGTGGTGTCTATGGTAGTGAATCTTGGAGAATACAGAACCGTAGTCTCGGCAGGGGCGTCAGGCGCAATTTTTGGCGTGATCGGAGGCCTTTTATATGCGGTATTAGTCAACCGCGGCCGGTTGGAGGACTTAAGTGTCAGACAGCTGGCAGTTGTGATTGCGTGTTCCCTGTATTTTGGCTTTACCAGCACAGGCGTAGATAATGCTGCCCATATTGGTGGGCTCATTGTTGGCGTAGTTATGGGGATTCTCATGTACCGCAAGCCAAGAAGGCGCCAGGATATGGAGATATGGGGATAA
- a CDS encoding nucleoside recognition domain-containing protein: MKFLLFLSEAAVPLIIFYMVGFGILSKRPVFDDFIDGAKEGMKTVAGIMPTLIGLMTAVGVLRASGFLDFLAKCLTKPAALLFLPAPVVPVILVRLISNSAATGLVLDIFKKYGTDSYIGMLTSVIMSCTETVFYCLSIYFGTVKIKKTRYTLGGALAATAAGVAASVAISRFLV; the protein is encoded by the coding sequence ATGAAATTTCTATTATTTCTGTCTGAGGCGGCAGTGCCGCTTATCATTTTTTACATGGTAGGCTTTGGCATATTGTCCAAACGTCCGGTTTTTGACGATTTTATAGACGGGGCCAAGGAAGGGATGAAAACCGTGGCAGGGATCATGCCTACGCTCATCGGACTTATGACCGCAGTGGGGGTGCTCCGTGCTTCCGGTTTTTTAGACTTTCTGGCAAAATGCCTGACAAAGCCGGCTGCCCTCCTGTTTCTTCCCGCACCGGTCGTGCCGGTGATTTTAGTGCGTCTGATTTCAAACTCAGCTGCCACAGGACTTGTGCTCGATATTTTTAAGAAATATGGAACAGATTCCTATATCGGTATGCTGACGTCAGTGATCATGAGCTGTACGGAAACCGTTTTCTATTGCCTGAGCATTTATTTTGGAACCGTAAAAATTAAAAAAACACGGTATACCCTGGGCGGTGCATTGGCTGCCACGGCGGCGGGCGTAGCCGCAAGTGTCGCCATATCCCGTTTTCTGGTATAA
- a CDS encoding MarR family winged helix-turn-helix transcriptional regulator, which produces MKGINVDTFGTLNEVLVRLFRDIMDIEQQAIITQEFTNITNNDMHVIEAIGIGEPKNMSAIARELSVTVGTLTIAMNSLVKKGYVTRQRGKEDRRVVYISLSEKGKEAYEHHARFHQEMIAGVVAGLNENEIEVLIKALTKLNQWFRSL; this is translated from the coding sequence GTGAAGGGGATAAACGTGGATACTTTCGGGACTCTTAACGAAGTTTTGGTAAGACTGTTTCGAGATATTATGGATATAGAGCAACAGGCTATCATTACACAGGAATTTACTAATATTACAAATAATGATATGCATGTGATCGAGGCCATTGGCATTGGAGAACCCAAAAACATGTCGGCCATAGCCAGGGAATTGTCTGTTACGGTCGGTACGTTGACCATAGCCATGAACAGTCTTGTAAAGAAGGGGTATGTGACCCGTCAGAGAGGAAAAGAGGACCGGCGTGTTGTATACATCTCTCTTTCAGAAAAAGGGAAAGAAGCCTATGAACACCATGCCAGATTTCATCAGGAGATGATCGCCGGCGTGGTTGCAGGTTTAAATGAGAATGAAATAGAAGTTTTGATCAAAGCTCTGACCAAGTTAAATCAGTGGTTTCGGAGCCTTTAA
- a CDS encoding RNA polymerase sigma factor, whose protein sequence is MSIHEDENLLLQSIYGEYQGLLRRIAKTLNVPDMELDDVVQETFIAYFENYSLSWSDTRKKGMLIKILKRKSIDCLRKNGHYEKVSLDEGDAVNEVAMLTRYVVTDPLDVILGEEALLKITWEISNMREEWKEMAILYFLEQLTIPEICEILKIPGTVCRSRIYRTRVCLKKILGPNFHI, encoded by the coding sequence ATGAGCATACATGAAGATGAAAATCTGTTACTGCAGTCTATATATGGGGAATATCAGGGATTGCTCCGCAGGATAGCGAAAACACTCAATGTGCCGGACATGGAACTGGATGATGTAGTGCAGGAAACTTTTATTGCATATTTTGAGAATTATTCATTATCATGGTCAGATACACGAAAGAAAGGCATGTTGATTAAGATCCTGAAACGTAAATCCATTGACTGTCTCCGTAAGAACGGCCATTATGAGAAGGTGAGCCTGGATGAGGGAGACGCAGTTAATGAGGTGGCGATGCTTACGAGATATGTAGTCACTGATCCCCTGGATGTGATCCTTGGAGAGGAAGCTCTTTTAAAGATAACCTGGGAGATTTCCAATATGAGAGAGGAATGGAAGGAAATGGCCATTCTTTATTTTCTGGAACAGCTTACTATTCCTGAAATTTGCGAAATCCTAAAAATTCCGGGAACGGTATGCCGCTCCCGGATATATCGTACTAGAGTTTGCTTAAAAAAGATCCTCGGTCCTAATTTTCATATATAA
- the metG gene encoding methionine--tRNA ligase: MCKDSNKKPYYITTAIAYASGKPHIGNTYEAVLADAIARYKRAEGYDVFFQTGTDEHGQKIEEKAEAAGITPKEFVDRAAGEIKTIWDLMNTSYDKFIRTTDKDHEEQVQKIFKKLYDQGDIYKGHYEGLYCTPCESFFTESQLVDGKCPDCGREVKPAKEEAYFFRMSKYADRLINHINENPDFIQPVSRKNEMMNNFLLPGLQDLCVSRTTFKWGIPVSFDPKHVTYVWLDALTNYITGIGYDCDGNSSEQFARLWPADLHLIGKDIIRFHTIYWPIFLMALDVPLPKQVFGHPWLLQGDGKMSKSKGNVLYADTLVDFFGVDAVRYFVLHEMPFDNDGVISWELMVERMNSDLANILGNLVNRTISMSNKYFGGIVSDGKAAEAVDEDLKAVVLEEVKKVQEKMEKHRVADAMTAIFNIFRRSNKYIDETAPWTLAKDEASKSRLETVLYNLTEAITIGASLLDSFMPDTSKKILNQLNTEKRDLSQMNEFGLYPSGNKVTDKPEILFARMDIKEVMENVEAMFGSKEEELKETAKEDSSAVIDIEAKAEIEYDDFAKLQFQVGEIIACEAVPKSKKLLCSKVRIGSQVKQIVSGIKAHYSPEEMVGKKVMVVVNLKPAKLAGVMSEGMLLCAEDAEGNLSLMIPEKTMPAGAEIC, from the coding sequence ATGTGTAAAGATTCTAACAAAAAACCATACTATATCACCACAGCTATTGCCTATGCATCAGGAAAGCCTCATATTGGCAATACCTATGAGGCAGTATTAGCGGATGCCATTGCCCGCTATAAAAGAGCGGAAGGCTATGACGTATTTTTCCAGACAGGAACCGATGAACACGGCCAGAAGATTGAGGAAAAGGCAGAGGCTGCAGGAATCACACCGAAGGAATTCGTAGACAGGGCAGCCGGTGAAATTAAAACAATCTGGGATTTAATGAACACCTCTTATGATAAATTCATCCGCACCACGGATAAAGACCACGAAGAACAGGTTCAGAAGATCTTTAAGAAGCTCTATGATCAGGGTGATATCTATAAGGGACATTACGAAGGCTTATACTGTACCCCATGTGAATCATTTTTCACGGAATCCCAGCTTGTAGACGGCAAATGTCCGGACTGCGGACGTGAGGTAAAGCCGGCGAAAGAAGAGGCATATTTCTTCCGCATGAGCAAATATGCGGACCGTTTGATAAACCACATCAATGAGAACCCGGACTTTATCCAGCCTGTGTCCAGAAAAAATGAGATGATGAACAATTTCCTCCTTCCGGGGCTTCAGGATCTATGTGTATCCAGGACTACTTTTAAATGGGGAATTCCGGTGTCCTTTGACCCGAAGCATGTCACCTATGTCTGGCTTGATGCGCTGACCAATTATATTACCGGCATCGGCTACGATTGTGACGGCAATAGCAGTGAGCAGTTTGCCAGATTATGGCCGGCAGACCTTCACCTCATCGGAAAGGATATTATCCGCTTCCATACAATCTACTGGCCTATTTTCCTGATGGCCCTTGATGTTCCCCTGCCAAAGCAGGTATTTGGTCATCCCTGGCTGCTTCAGGGGGACGGAAAGATGAGCAAATCCAAGGGAAATGTCCTCTATGCGGATACTCTGGTGGATTTCTTTGGCGTGGATGCAGTCCGCTATTTCGTCCTTCATGAAATGCCCTTTGACAATGACGGAGTTATCTCCTGGGAGCTTATGGTGGAACGCATGAACTCTGACCTTGCCAACATCCTGGGCAATCTGGTGAACCGTACCATTTCCATGTCCAATAAGTACTTTGGCGGAATCGTGTCAGACGGAAAGGCAGCAGAGGCTGTTGATGAGGATTTAAAGGCAGTGGTGCTGGAAGAAGTGAAAAAGGTCCAGGAGAAGATGGAGAAGCATCGTGTTGCTGATGCCATGACTGCAATCTTTAATATTTTCAGAAGGAGCAACAAATACATTGATGAAACTGCTCCATGGACCCTTGCTAAGGATGAGGCATCAAAGAGCCGGCTGGAAACCGTTCTTTATAATCTGACGGAAGCTATTACCATCGGAGCCTCCCTCCTTGATTCCTTTATGCCTGATACATCCAAAAAGATTCTTAACCAGCTTAATACAGAAAAAAGAGACTTGTCCCAGATGAATGAATTCGGTTTATATCCCTCTGGAAACAAGGTGACGGATAAACCGGAGATCCTGTTTGCCCGTATGGATATCAAGGAAGTCATGGAGAATGTAGAAGCCATGTTTGGTTCGAAAGAGGAAGAATTGAAAGAGACTGCCAAAGAAGATTCTTCTGCAGTGATTGATATAGAAGCCAAGGCAGAGATCGAATACGACGATTTTGCCAAGCTGCAGTTCCAGGTAGGCGAGATCATTGCCTGCGAGGCGGTTCCAAAGTCAAAGAAGCTTCTGTGTTCCAAGGTAAGAATCGGAAGCCAGGTAAAACAGATTGTCAGCGGAATTAAAGCCCACTATTCACCAGAAGAAATGGTTGGCAAAAAGGTGATGGTTGTGGTAAACTTAAAACCAGCAAAACTGGCTGGAGTCATGTCTGAAGGCATGCTTCTCTGCGCGGAGGATGCAGAAGGCAATCTATCCCTTATGATACCGGAGAAAACAATGCCGGCAGGAGCAGAAATCTGCTAA
- a CDS encoding undecaprenyldiphospho-muramoylpentapeptide beta-N-acetylglucosaminyltransferase — protein MKKIILTGGGTAGHVTPNLALVPSLKERNYDIHYIGSYQGIERKLIEGAGIPYDGISSGKFRRYFDFKNFSDPFRVLKGYWEALRLIKNYKPDVVFSKGGFVAVPVVLAAKHCKVPVIIHESDMTPGLANRLSITSATKICCNFPETLPYLPKEKAVLTGSPIRKELLMGDRQTGLKYARLSANRPVILIIGGSLGSVTVNTALRGILPKLLKNYQVIHICGKGNLDESLIGMEGYVQYEYVDAPLKHLFAAADLMISRAGANSICEILALRKPNILIPLSAAASRGDQILNARSFAKQGFSSLLEEENLTGDSLLQAISETFANRQTFISKMEKSELHNAVDTIIDMIESLV, from the coding sequence ATGAAAAAAATCATCTTAACCGGCGGTGGTACTGCCGGTCATGTTACCCCGAACCTGGCTTTAGTTCCCTCGTTAAAAGAGAGGAATTACGATATTCACTATATAGGATCATACCAGGGAATCGAACGCAAGCTCATCGAGGGAGCCGGCATCCCCTATGACGGCATTTCTTCCGGTAAATTCCGTCGGTATTTTGACTTTAAAAACTTCTCTGATCCCTTCCGGGTATTAAAAGGATATTGGGAAGCATTGAGATTGATAAAAAATTATAAGCCGGATGTGGTTTTCTCAAAAGGAGGCTTTGTAGCCGTTCCCGTTGTGTTGGCTGCAAAACACTGCAAGGTGCCTGTTATCATTCACGAATCAGATATGACTCCAGGGCTTGCCAACAGGCTTAGTATTACTTCTGCAACAAAAATCTGCTGCAATTTTCCGGAAACCCTTCCTTATCTACCAAAGGAAAAAGCCGTACTCACTGGCTCTCCTATAAGGAAAGAGCTTTTAATGGGAGATCGGCAGACAGGTTTAAAATATGCACGTTTGTCTGCAAACCGGCCTGTTATCCTGATCATCGGCGGAAGTCTTGGTTCCGTAACAGTAAATACCGCCTTACGGGGCATTCTCCCAAAACTGCTTAAAAATTACCAGGTGATACATATCTGTGGAAAAGGCAATCTGGACGAAAGCCTGATCGGAATGGAAGGATATGTACAATACGAATATGTTGACGCCCCTCTAAAACATCTATTTGCTGCTGCAGACCTAATGATCTCAAGAGCCGGGGCAAATTCCATCTGTGAAATTCTCGCACTTAGAAAGCCGAATATCCTGATTCCTCTTTCCGCTGCCGCCAGCAGGGGGGATCAGATTTTAAATGCAAGATCCTTTGCAAAGCAAGGCTTCAGCTCTCTTCTGGAAGAAGAAAACCTAACCGGAGATTCCCTTTTGCAGGCAATCAGCGAAACATTTGCCAACCGTCAGACTTTTATCTCTAAAATGGAGAAAAGTGAACTACACAATGCGGTTGATACCATTATTGATATGATTGAATCTCTGGTTTAA
- a CDS encoding metal ABC transporter substrate-binding protein, with protein sequence MKKLISCLLAGLMIIGALTACSNTNATTTASNNNKLSVVCTIFPEYDWVREILGSHGDNGEVTMLLDNGVDLHSYQPTADDIIKISNSDMFIYVGGESDLWVEDALKEAKNKDMVVINLLEVLGDTVKEEEVVEGMESEEEAEDGSEDGPEYDEHVWLSLKNAKTYCNYIASKLGEIDSANAADYSANADAYGKKLDQLDESYQQTVDSAKQNTVLFGDRFPFRYLADDYGLTYYAAFVGCSAETEASFETIAFLSKKVDELGLGTVLTIEGAKHKIAETIVQNTKDKNQAVRTMDSMQSTTSKDAESGTTYLSIMQTNLEVLKDALN encoded by the coding sequence ATGAAAAAATTAATTTCCTGCCTGTTAGCAGGACTTATGATTATAGGAGCACTTACTGCTTGCTCCAATACAAATGCAACGACAACGGCCAGCAATAACAATAAACTAAGCGTGGTATGCACGATTTTTCCGGAGTACGATTGGGTCAGAGAAATCCTTGGCAGTCATGGGGACAATGGAGAGGTCACCATGCTTCTGGATAACGGTGTGGATCTGCACAGCTATCAGCCGACAGCGGATGATATCATCAAAATCTCAAACAGCGATATGTTCATCTATGTAGGTGGTGAATCCGACCTATGGGTGGAGGATGCTTTAAAGGAAGCTAAAAACAAAGATATGGTCGTGATCAATCTCCTTGAAGTTCTGGGCGACACCGTCAAAGAGGAAGAGGTCGTTGAAGGAATGGAGTCAGAGGAAGAAGCCGAGGATGGCAGTGAGGATGGCCCGGAATATGACGAGCACGTTTGGCTGTCACTGAAAAATGCCAAAACCTATTGCAATTACATTGCTTCAAAGCTTGGGGAAATCGACAGTGCAAATGCCGCGGACTATTCTGCAAACGCAGATGCCTATGGAAAAAAGCTGGATCAATTGGATGAAAGCTACCAGCAGACAGTTGACTCTGCAAAACAGAATACCGTGCTGTTTGGGGACCGCTTTCCCTTCCGCTACTTAGCAGATGATTACGGCCTTACCTATTATGCCGCATTTGTGGGCTGCTCTGCAGAAACGGAGGCCAGCTTTGAAACCATTGCCTTTCTTTCAAAAAAAGTTGATGAATTGGGGCTTGGCACTGTGCTTACGATTGAAGGCGCCAAGCATAAAATCGCTGAAACCATCGTTCAAAACACGAAGGATAAAAATCAGGCAGTCCGTACCATGGATTCCATGCAGTCTACCACTTCCAAGGATGCAGAAAGTGGTACCACCTATCTTTCCATTATGCAGACGAATCTGGAAGTACTGAAAGATGCATTAAATTAA
- a CDS encoding DUF885 domain-containing protein — protein MKNIILKQGRRFLSFILAVSLLCACAPPDKSPATPSGAGYEQFHAKDLSAQNKFDQFTNDLFREEISDSGISFHYSIADPASRGFDTVPLTLGEFSLDKMKQGSNDLRELKRKLEGFNPRQLSDEQRLTWQILRSYINTELESDGLELYAQPLTTTIGIQAQLPILFSEYAFYTRDDVDHYLALLSTIDDYYGQIMEFEKKKSEAGLFMSDAAADHVLKSCEAYLIQPDHSFLADTFNTRVDALTDLTAEEKASYKEKNLKVLEEHFIPAYKNLINGITALMGTGTNDKGLSFYPKGKEYFEYLVKSNTGTSYDSIRSLTKAIEKQLNADIQAIGAITKEHPEVLDHLDNYSFHYTKPEDILDSLKSQISTDFPELPPCSYTVKYVPSSLEASLSPAFYLVPPLDRYEDNVIYINGNPRFQNDDLFTTLAHEGYPGHLYQNVYFLSRQPNDLRSILSFPSYSEGWATYVEFYSYTMDNGLPPGLGELLAHNTAVTLGIYAYLDICINYEGWDKEQTAKYLGTFYNIEKTDIVDSIYSSLIENPTNYMEYYVGYMEIMEMLGTAKRILKDDFNLKDFHAFMLDIGPAPFSVIQPAFRTWLSKQLRSQ, from the coding sequence ATGAAAAACATCATTTTGAAACAGGGCCGCCGTTTTCTATCTTTCATCCTGGCTGTTTCCCTGCTTTGTGCTTGTGCACCCCCCGATAAATCCCCTGCCACACCTTCAGGGGCCGGGTATGAACAATTCCATGCAAAAGATTTGTCCGCACAAAACAAGTTTGATCAATTTACAAATGACCTGTTTCGTGAGGAAATCAGCGATTCCGGAATCAGTTTTCACTATAGTATCGCAGATCCTGCTTCCCGGGGGTTTGATACAGTTCCTTTGACCTTGGGGGAATTTTCTCTGGATAAAATGAAACAGGGATCGAATGATCTTAGGGAGTTAAAAAGAAAGCTTGAAGGTTTTAACCCCCGCCAGCTATCCGACGAGCAGCGGCTTACCTGGCAGATTCTCCGTTCTTACATAAATACAGAATTAGAATCTGACGGTCTGGAGCTTTACGCCCAGCCTTTAACAACCACCATAGGAATCCAGGCACAGCTTCCCATCTTGTTTTCAGAATACGCCTTTTATACCCGGGATGATGTGGACCATTATCTTGCGCTGCTTTCTACCATTGATGATTATTATGGACAGATTATGGAGTTTGAAAAGAAAAAATCAGAAGCCGGCTTATTTATGTCTGACGCTGCCGCAGATCATGTATTAAAATCCTGTGAGGCATATCTAATCCAGCCTGACCACAGCTTCCTTGCCGACACATTCAACACCCGGGTGGATGCCCTTACGGACCTAACCGCTGAAGAGAAAGCTTCTTATAAAGAGAAGAATTTAAAAGTCCTGGAAGAACATTTCATACCAGCTTATAAAAATCTAATAAATGGTATCACCGCCCTTATGGGGACCGGGACCAATGATAAAGGCTTATCCTTCTATCCAAAGGGTAAAGAATATTTTGAATACCTGGTCAAATCCAACACCGGAACCTCTTATGATTCCATCCGAAGTCTGACAAAGGCAATCGAAAAACAGTTAAATGCCGATATCCAGGCCATAGGAGCGATCACAAAGGAACATCCCGAAGTGCTGGACCACCTTGACAACTATTCCTTCCATTATACCAAGCCGGAAGATATCCTGGATTCTCTAAAATCCCAGATATCCACAGATTTTCCTGAGCTTCCGCCCTGCAGCTATACCGTAAAATACGTTCCAAGTTCTCTGGAGGCATCTTTAAGCCCAGCCTTCTACTTAGTTCCTCCTCTGGACCGTTACGAGGATAATGTCATTTACATCAACGGCAATCCACGGTTTCAAAATGATGATCTTTTCACCACCCTGGCTCATGAAGGTTATCCCGGACATTTATATCAGAACGTATATTTTTTAAGCAGGCAACCAAACGACTTAAGAAGCATCCTCTCCTTCCCCAGCTATTCGGAAGGCTGGGCCACCTATGTGGAGTTTTACTCCTACACCATGGATAACGGGCTGCCTCCTGGGCTTGGAGAGCTTCTGGCACATAACACTGCTGTTACGTTGGGCATCTATGCCTATCTGGATATCTGTATCAATTATGAGGGCTGGGATAAAGAACAGACAGCCAAATATCTTGGCACGTTTTATAATATTGAGAAAACAGATATTGTAGATTCCATTTACTCCAGCCTGATCGAAAATCCCACCAATTACATGGAATACTACGTGGGATATATGGAGATTATGGAAATGCTGGGCACAGCCAAAAGGATCTTAAAGGATGATTTTAATTTAAAGGATTTCCACGCTTTTATGCTTGATATAGGTCCTGCTCCGTTTTCAGTTATACAGCCTGCGTTCCGCACCTGGCTGTCCAAACAGTTAAGAAGCCAATAA
- a CDS encoding arsenate reductase family protein: protein MSILFLQYPPCSTCKNAKKWLDAHNVAYDTRNIKEENPNSVELADWIQKSGLPIKRFFNTSGIIYKEKNLKELLPGMSEKEQIDLLATDGMLVKRPLIIGDDFVLVGFKEKEWESSLLR from the coding sequence ATGAGTATTTTATTTTTACAGTATCCCCCCTGCAGTACCTGCAAAAATGCAAAAAAGTGGCTAGATGCCCATAATGTAGCATATGACACCAGAAATATTAAAGAAGAAAACCCAAACTCCGTAGAGCTTGCAGACTGGATCCAAAAAAGCGGCCTTCCCATAAAGCGTTTTTTTAATACCAGCGGAATTATCTACAAGGAAAAAAATTTAAAAGAGCTTTTGCCCGGCATGAGCGAAAAAGAACAGATCGATCTCCTGGCGACCGATGGAATGTTAGTTAAGCGTCCCTTAATCATTGGCGATGATTTCGTCCTGGTTGGCTTTAAGGAGAAGGAATGGGAGTCGTCCCTGCTCCGGTAA
- a CDS encoding HIT family protein, which translates to MRDDNCIFCKIANGVIPSETIYEDDMFRVILDLGPASRGHALILPKQHYKDICELEEETAKKVLPLAAKIGNAMKNSLGCAGFNVVQNNGKEAGQTVFHFHVHLIPRYEEGPGMVSWVPGEADPGELTQTGDAIRSALLSEGHNQ; encoded by the coding sequence GTGAGGGACGATAATTGCATTTTCTGCAAAATTGCAAATGGCGTGATACCTTCTGAAACGATCTACGAGGATGACATGTTTCGTGTGATCCTGGATTTAGGACCAGCTTCCAGGGGGCATGCCCTGATACTTCCTAAACAGCATTACAAAGATATCTGTGAGCTGGAAGAGGAAACAGCAAAAAAGGTTCTCCCGTTAGCGGCTAAAATAGGAAATGCCATGAAAAACTCATTAGGCTGTGCCGGATTTAATGTTGTGCAGAATAATGGGAAAGAAGCAGGCCAGACGGTTTTTCATTTTCATGTGCATTTGATTCCTCGTTATGAGGAAGGCCCTGGAATGGTTTCATGGGTGCCGGGCGAGGCAGATCCAGGAGAATTAACACAGACAGGAGACGCTATAAGGAGCGCCCTACTATCAGAGGGACACAATCAATGA
- a CDS encoding TraX family protein produces MKESMSARTRGITGNTLKMIAIVTMLIDHIGVAIIENGILKYQDELPAWEMFGLSGGSVWNIADLVLRTIGRIAFPIFCFLLVEGFFHTRDIKKYGARLFLFALISEIPFDLALFGKWFYPGYQNVYVTLFIGLCVLYWYDKALGNPIRQTLVFLAGCSAAVILKCDYDIIGITMILLFYVFYKDKKRQTIFAGILAAFESLSCFGAAILAFIPIRMYSGARGKGNLKYFFYWFYPAHLVLLYILRLIIIK; encoded by the coding sequence ATGAAGGAATCAATGAGCGCCCGAACGAGAGGAATAACAGGAAACACCTTAAAGATGATCGCCATTGTTACCATGCTCATAGATCATATCGGAGTGGCAATCATTGAAAACGGTATATTAAAATATCAGGACGAACTTCCGGCCTGGGAGATGTTTGGCCTTTCGGGCGGAAGCGTGTGGAATATCGCTGACCTGGTGCTCCGCACCATTGGAAGAATTGCATTCCCTATCTTTTGTTTTCTGCTGGTAGAAGGATTTTTCCACACCAGGGATATTAAGAAATATGGTGCCAGGCTTTTTTTATTCGCCCTAATTTCCGAAATTCCGTTTGATCTGGCTCTCTTTGGCAAATGGTTTTACCCAGGCTATCAGAATGTATATGTTACCCTGTTCATTGGTCTATGTGTCCTTTACTGGTATGATAAGGCTTTGGGTAACCCAATCAGACAGACCCTGGTATTTTTGGCTGGATGTAGTGCTGCAGTTATTTTGAAATGTGATTATGATATCATTGGGATTACCATGATCCTGCTTTTTTATGTGTTTTATAAAGATAAGAAAAGACAGACCATATTTGCAGGAATCCTGGCTGCCTTTGAAAGTCTTAGCTGTTTTGGGGCTGCCATCTTGGCCTTCATCCCCATCCGAATGTACAGCGGGGCAAGGGGGAAAGGGAATTTAAAATACTTTTTTTATTGGTTTTATCCCGCTCACTTAGTTTTACTATATATCCTGCGTTTGATTATTATAAAGTAA
- a CDS encoding Fur family transcriptional regulator — MANYMTAQRKQLFAFLQENPDRQFSAKQIADSLSDSSVSLSAVYRNLTYLEEKGLINRFTKEGSRELFYQYIHSEDCRNCIHMNCIKCGRAYHMDAHIADRMLEDILKVDGFQIKKEKSVLYGICKNCI; from the coding sequence TTGGCCAATTATATGACAGCACAAAGAAAACAGCTTTTTGCCTTTTTGCAGGAAAACCCTGACAGACAATTTTCCGCAAAACAAATTGCAGACAGCCTTTCCGATTCTTCCGTCAGTTTAAGTGCAGTGTATCGTAATCTCACTTATCTGGAGGAAAAAGGGCTGATTAACCGCTTCACGAAAGAAGGAAGCCGGGAGCTTTTTTATCAGTATATTCATTCAGAGGATTGTCGTAATTGTATTCATATGAACTGCATAAAATGCGGAAGGGCTTATCATATGGATGCCCACATTGCCGACAGGATGCTGGAGGACATTTTAAAAGTGGACGGTTTTCAGATCAAAAAAGAGAAATCCGTACTTTACGGGATCTGCAAAAACTGTATCTGA
- a CDS encoding GerMN domain-containing protein: MKKFIVFLMSALMMMSLVACAPTQPKVETTAPDPQVMASTGGASDKVPDPNAEPMEIISVYSKNDDSTGLNQAMDAVSELTADAMVDKLIEYSVLEDGTKVLQFDKKDDGTATLDLSQMPEKGTTEDLLTLTAVGNTFIENFELDKLKILVNGKNYSNDQIKQGDSDYLEYVKNYKKIK; encoded by the coding sequence ATGAAAAAATTCATCGTGTTTTTAATGAGCGCTTTGATGATGATGTCCCTGGTGGCATGTGCCCCAACACAGCCTAAGGTGGAGACCACAGCGCCTGACCCTCAGGTAATGGCTTCAACGGGAGGCGCCAGTGATAAAGTTCCTGATCCTAACGCAGAACCAATGGAGATCATTTCCGTATATAGTAAGAATGATGACTCCACCGGTTTAAATCAGGCGATGGATGCAGTATCTGAGCTGACGGCTGACGCTATGGTGGACAAGCTGATTGAATACAGCGTATTAGAGGATGGTACAAAGGTTCTGCAGTTTGATAAGAAAGATGATGGAACGGCTACTCTTGATTTATCCCAGATGCCGGAAAAAGGTACAACAGAAGATTTACTTACCCTGACCGCGGTTGGCAATACCTTTATCGAAAATTTTGAATTGGATAAATTAAAAATTCTTGTTAATGGTAAGAATTATTCCAATGATCAGATCAAGCAGGGAGATAGTGATTACCTGGAATACGTTAAGAATTATAAGAAAATAAAATAA